In Pseudoduganella albidiflava, a single window of DNA contains:
- a CDS encoding CHASE domain-containing protein, with protein sequence MRKTGEFRKATVAPRLLQWGVGWLLATVVGLTLYAATVKSVEDDARVRFDNAARATQYSIGASVKAYSDVLRGLVALFQTSDSLSRLQFRQYVASLDVSRHFPAIETINFAPDVRAEERAAFVAAVRADRSVDPAGYPGFEIRPPGQRDRYAPLAWLEPPLREKMGVDITANPAIARAMDLSRDTGQISASGQPVKVQGPVPHIGLGMRLPVYRRGMPIGDVPGRRAAYLGSVGIGFSVSALVQGAIDETADRKVRLILYSDGTTPVEQRRLQIESDDRLLYNDTGALDAPATLPDIVDDYFVAVLPIDFNGALWKARFYTPKADMISRFDRQLPWIALATGFAGTMLLYSYVFMLTSQRRNAQEQRRLLDSVLDNVDAHVYMKDGERRFIYVNARMAQVMGRPAEQIVGRMDSELLPKRIATRDWLEDREVLADGIKRTSEGTFVDAQGNTRHLWTVKAAVALERGPAVIALSTDVTELHELKEAAQAASRAKSDFLSNMSHEIRTPMNSVIGMAHLALKSVADPRQRDYLQKIYHSGQHLLGIINNILDFSKIEAGKLDLEMLDFPLDALFGNVATQLADGASRRGLELVFEAWPNVPAQLRGDPLRLEQVLLNFTSNAIKFSERGTVFLRARVIEERDNRLTVRFEVQDQGIGMTPAQVAGLFQSFHQADTSTTRKYGGTGLGLVISKQLAELMGGTVGVESTPGRGSTFWFTAQLEKGVALPPAASDTVLEEELLAPLRGAAILLVEDNVFSQQVGQELIEEAGATVVIANNGQEAIDLLQKGQFDCVLMDVQMPVMDGFEATRRIRGHAALSGLTVIAMTANAGREDQLRCQEAGMDDFLTKPVVPNQLLATLSKWLSQRVVDGRPAQPGTATASQAVKEGTASQGGAGPGAAGEATDGAAKHEGAGQGAGQAAAAGIPARRATDVMAPFAPAEPPLFDPDVLGQTFGNRPDKMRRYALMFLASGRDGMVEIEAALAARDMKRLRELGHRIKSSARAVGALAFAELCVALERLKPQDDVAAAERIVAHMGPMLDRLERYIDVDLEPLLRELGSQPG encoded by the coding sequence ATGCGCAAAACCGGTGAATTCAGGAAGGCAACCGTGGCGCCCCGCCTGCTGCAGTGGGGCGTCGGGTGGTTGCTGGCCACCGTGGTGGGGCTCACGCTGTATGCGGCCACGGTCAAGTCGGTGGAAGACGATGCGCGCGTGCGCTTCGATAACGCGGCGCGCGCCACCCAGTACAGCATCGGTGCCAGCGTCAAGGCGTATTCGGACGTGCTGCGCGGGCTGGTGGCGCTGTTCCAGACGTCCGACAGCCTGTCGCGCCTGCAATTCCGGCAATACGTGGCCAGCCTCGACGTGTCGCGCCATTTCCCGGCCATCGAAACGATCAACTTCGCGCCCGACGTGCGGGCCGAGGAGCGCGCCGCGTTCGTGGCCGCCGTGCGCGCCGACCGCAGCGTGGATCCGGCCGGCTACCCGGGGTTCGAGATCCGCCCGCCGGGGCAGCGCGACCGCTATGCGCCGCTGGCCTGGCTGGAACCGCCGCTGCGGGAAAAGATGGGCGTCGACATCACCGCCAATCCGGCCATCGCGCGGGCCATGGACCTGTCGCGCGATACCGGCCAGATCAGCGCCTCCGGCCAGCCCGTGAAGGTGCAGGGCCCGGTACCGCACATCGGCCTGGGCATGCGCCTGCCGGTGTACCGGCGCGGCATGCCGATCGGCGACGTGCCTGGCCGCCGCGCCGCCTACCTGGGCTCGGTGGGCATCGGCTTTTCCGTGTCGGCGCTGGTGCAGGGCGCGATCGACGAGACGGCCGACCGCAAGGTGCGCCTGATCCTGTATTCCGACGGCACCACCCCCGTGGAACAGCGCCGCCTGCAGATCGAAAGCGACGACCGCCTGCTCTACAACGATACCGGCGCGCTGGATGCACCGGCCACGCTGCCGGACATCGTCGACGATTACTTCGTGGCCGTGCTGCCGATCGACTTCAACGGCGCGCTGTGGAAGGCGCGCTTCTACACGCCCAAGGCGGACATGATCAGCCGCTTCGACCGCCAGCTGCCGTGGATCGCGCTGGCGACCGGCTTTGCCGGCACGATGCTGCTGTACAGCTATGTGTTCATGCTGACATCGCAGCGCCGCAACGCGCAGGAACAGCGCCGCCTGCTCGACAGCGTGCTGGACAACGTCGACGCGCACGTGTACATGAAGGATGGCGAGCGCCGCTTCATCTATGTCAACGCGCGCATGGCGCAGGTGATGGGCCGCCCGGCCGAGCAGATCGTCGGCCGGATGGACAGCGAACTGCTGCCCAAGCGCATCGCCACCCGCGACTGGCTGGAAGACCGGGAGGTGCTGGCCGACGGCATCAAGCGCACCAGCGAGGGAACCTTCGTCGATGCGCAGGGCAATACGCGCCACCTGTGGACGGTGAAGGCGGCCGTGGCGCTGGAGCGCGGGCCGGCCGTGATCGCGCTGTCCACCGACGTGACCGAGCTGCACGAACTGAAGGAAGCGGCGCAGGCCGCCAGCCGGGCCAAGAGCGATTTCCTGTCCAACATGAGCCATGAAATCCGCACGCCGATGAACAGCGTGATCGGCATGGCGCACCTGGCGCTGAAATCGGTGGCCGATCCGCGGCAGCGCGACTACCTGCAGAAGATCTACCACTCGGGCCAGCACCTGCTGGGCATCATCAACAACATCCTCGACTTTTCCAAGATCGAAGCGGGCAAGCTCGACCTGGAGATGCTGGATTTCCCGCTCGATGCGCTGTTCGGCAACGTTGCCACCCAGCTGGCCGACGGGGCGTCGCGGCGCGGCCTGGAGCTGGTGTTCGAGGCCTGGCCCAACGTGCCGGCGCAACTGCGCGGCGACCCCCTGCGGCTGGAACAGGTGCTGCTCAATTTCACCAGCAATGCGATCAAGTTTTCCGAGCGCGGCACGGTGTTCCTGCGCGCCCGCGTGATCGAGGAACGCGACAACCGGCTGACCGTGCGCTTCGAGGTGCAGGACCAGGGCATCGGCATGACGCCGGCCCAGGTGGCCGGCCTGTTCCAGTCGTTCCACCAGGCCGACACGTCCACCACGCGCAAGTATGGCGGCACCGGCCTGGGGCTGGTGATCAGCAAGCAGCTGGCCGAGCTGATGGGCGGTACCGTGGGCGTGGAAAGCACGCCGGGGCGGGGCAGCACGTTCTGGTTCACGGCGCAGCTGGAAAAGGGCGTGGCGCTGCCGCCGGCGGCCAGCGACACGGTATTGGAGGAAGAGCTGCTGGCGCCGCTGCGCGGGGCCGCCATCCTGCTGGTCGAAGACAATGTGTTCAGCCAGCAGGTCGGGCAGGAACTGATCGAGGAAGCCGGCGCCACGGTGGTGATCGCCAATAACGGGCAGGAAGCCATCGACCTGCTGCAGAAGGGCCAGTTCGATTGCGTGCTGATGGACGTGCAGATGCCGGTGATGGATGGCTTCGAAGCCACGCGCCGGATCCGCGGCCACGCGGCGCTGTCCGGCCTGACGGTGATCGCCATGACGGCCAATGCCGGGCGCGAAGACCAGCTGCGCTGCCAGGAAGCGGGAATGGACGATTTCCTGACCAAGCCGGTGGTGCCGAACCAGCTGCTGGCCACGTTGTCGAAGTGGCTGAGCCAGCGCGTGGTGGACGGCCGTCCGGCGCAGCCAGGCACGGCCACGGCAAGCCAGGCGGTGAAGGAAGGAACGGCAAGCCAGGGTGGCGCCGGCCCGGGGGCAGCCGGCGAGGCGACGGATGGGGCGGCAAAGCACGAAGGTGCAGGACAGGGGGCAGGGCAGGCCGCTGCGGCCGGCATCCCGGCGCGGCGCGCCACGGATGTGATGGCCCCGTTCGCGCCGGCCGAGCCGCCGCTGTTCGACCCGGACGTGCTGGGCCAGACCTTCGGCAACCGGCCCGACAAGATGCGCCGCTATGCGCTGATGTTCCTGGCATCCGGGCGCGACGGGATGGTCGAGATCGAAGCGGCGCTGGCCGCGCGGGACATGAAGCGGCTGCGCGAGCTGGGGCACCGGATCAAGTCGTCGGCGCGCGCGGTCGGCGCGCTGGCCTTCGCCGAACTGTGCGTGGCGCTGGAACGGCTCAAGCCGCAGGACGACGTAGCCGCCGCCGAGCGTATCGTCGCCCACATGGGGCCCATGCTGGACCGGCTGGAGCGCTATATCGACGTGGACCTGGAACCGCTGCTGCGCGAACTGGGCAGCCAGCCCGGCTGA
- a CDS encoding response regulator translates to MPLDDDDRGALPRGAGTRPLKVLVIDDERDLAELAGALLAFHAVDNTVVYSAAAALAVLAADPAITAVFSDITMPDMSGIELACEIRRRFPDLHVVLTSGHAPPGMLAGRDRLYRFAPKPYRIETIIGLLARGIAGHQA, encoded by the coding sequence ATGCCGCTGGACGACGACGATCGGGGGGCGTTGCCGCGCGGGGCCGGCACCCGCCCGCTCAAGGTGCTGGTCATCGATGACGAACGGGACCTTGCCGAGCTTGCCGGAGCGCTGCTGGCGTTCCATGCCGTAGACAATACGGTGGTCTACTCGGCCGCCGCCGCGCTGGCGGTGCTGGCCGCCGATCCGGCCATCACCGCCGTGTTTTCCGACATCACCATGCCGGACATGAGCGGCATCGAACTGGCCTGCGAAATCCGCAGGCGGTTCCCGGATCTGCACGTGGTGCTGACGTCGGGCCACGCGCCGCCAGGCATGCTGGCTGGCCGGGACCGGCTCTACCGCTTCGCCCCCAAGCCCTACAGGATCGAAACGATCATCGGCCTGCTCGCCCGCGGCATCGCCGGACACCAGGCGTAA
- a CDS encoding MOSC domain-containing protein, with translation MRQTAVAAWFPNVAGQNRKAGEGVADAPHRAPHLPVVAGSHVPARSAATLADSPSLPFILLPAPPPSPQLVCPPDLADGGVALGRVQALMVRPSLRDAPRAVPSVDAIAGLGLGGDAHADPLSPRQVLLAGAPAYARHGLPAHALRENLLLDIDTAALLSGSLLRVGPQAVLRLTFACEACGYLDKRQPGVAAAIGRARGMLARVACGGTIGAGDPVVLLPARLPAWDDDWRARVAAVLARVPQGMVIEYRQLARLAGVQPVYCRAFPRLVRKLGLGHVAVPMAGQPEKPRWHGNGLFDAPAP, from the coding sequence ATGCGGCAAACGGCAGTGGCGGCGTGGTTCCCGAACGTTGCCGGACAAAATCGCAAGGCGGGGGAAGGCGTGGCGGACGCGCCACATCGGGCCCCGCACCTGCCGGTAGTGGCCGGCAGTCACGTGCCGGCACGCAGCGCTGCTACACTTGCCGATTCGCCATCTCTCCCGTTCATCCTCTTGCCCGCCCCTCCTCCTTCGCCTCAGCTGGTTTGCCCGCCCGACCTGGCCGATGGCGGCGTTGCCCTCGGCCGCGTACAAGCCCTGATGGTGCGGCCGTCGCTGCGCGACGCGCCACGCGCCGTGCCCTCGGTGGACGCCATCGCTGGCCTTGGCCTGGGGGGCGACGCGCACGCCGACCCGCTGTCGCCGCGCCAGGTGCTGCTGGCCGGCGCTCCGGCGTATGCGCGGCATGGCCTGCCGGCGCATGCGCTGCGCGAAAACCTGCTGCTCGATATCGATACCGCGGCGCTGCTTTCCGGCTCGCTGCTGCGCGTGGGCCCGCAGGCGGTGCTGCGGCTGACGTTTGCCTGCGAAGCATGCGGTTACCTGGACAAACGCCAGCCCGGCGTGGCGGCGGCGATCGGCCGCGCCCGCGGCATGCTGGCCCGGGTGGCGTGCGGCGGCACGATCGGCGCGGGCGATCCCGTGGTCCTGCTGCCGGCGCGGCTTCCCGCCTGGGACGACGACTGGCGCGCCCGCGTCGCGGCGGTACTTGCCCGGGTGCCGCAAGGCATGGTGATCGAATACCGGCAGCTGGCGCGGCTGGCCGGCGTGCAGCCGGTGTATTGCCGCGCCTTCCCCCGGCTGGTGCGCAAGCTGGGCCTCGGCCATGTGGCGGTGCCGATGGCCGGCCAGCCGGAGAAGCCGCGCTGGCACGGGAACGGGTTGTTCGACGCGCCCGCGCCGTGA